In a genomic window of Pseudomonas putida:
- the pssA gene encoding CDP-diacylglycerol--serine O-phosphatidyltransferase — protein MSERPEEPNKVSDAESLLPIDEHVEEGHDAEGRKVRHRGIYLLPNLFTTANLFAGFYSIINSMSAQSALSAGDSLGASKYFAFAAIAIFVAMVLDGLDGRVARMTNTQSAFGAEYDSLSDMVAFGVAPALLAFGWALGDMGKVGWMVAFIYVAGAALRLARFNTQVGTADKRYFIGLASPAAAGVVAGIVWAFSDYGIQGSKMSFLVALLVAAAGMLMVSNIKYNSFKELDLKGRVPFVAILAVVLVFAVVFSDPPRILLLVFLAYAASGPVQYLLHLRRRKSVE, from the coding sequence ATGAGCGAACGTCCCGAAGAGCCAAACAAGGTCTCTGACGCCGAAAGCCTGTTGCCCATCGATGAACATGTCGAAGAAGGGCATGATGCTGAAGGCCGCAAAGTCCGACATCGTGGCATCTATCTTCTGCCGAACCTTTTCACCACTGCAAACCTGTTCGCAGGGTTTTACTCCATCATCAATTCCATGAGTGCCCAAAGTGCCTTGAGCGCGGGTGATTCGCTTGGCGCGAGCAAATATTTTGCCTTCGCTGCCATCGCGATTTTCGTCGCCATGGTGCTTGATGGTCTCGACGGCCGCGTTGCCCGCATGACCAATACGCAGAGTGCCTTTGGCGCCGAGTACGACTCGCTATCGGATATGGTGGCTTTTGGCGTAGCTCCCGCATTGTTGGCGTTTGGCTGGGCCCTGGGTGACATGGGCAAGGTCGGCTGGATGGTCGCCTTCATTTATGTTGCAGGTGCGGCGTTGCGTCTGGCGCGCTTCAATACCCAGGTCGGCACGGCTGACAAGCGTTACTTCATCGGCCTGGCCAGCCCGGCGGCCGCTGGTGTTGTCGCGGGAATCGTCTGGGCATTCAGCGATTACGGCATTCAAGGCTCCAAAATGTCCTTCCTGGTGGCATTGCTGGTCGCGGCCGCCGGTATGCTGATGGTCAGCAACATCAAGTACAACAGCTTCAAGGAGCTGGATCTGAAGGGGCGTGTCCCATTCGTTGCGATCCTTGCCGTGGTGTTGGTGTTCGCGGTGGTGTTCAGTGATCCTCCGCGTATTCTGCTGCTGGTTTTCCTTGCTTACGCAGCATCCGGTCCGGTGCAATATCTGTTACATCTTCGTCGGCGCAAAAGCGTCGAGTGA
- the ilvC gene encoding ketol-acid reductoisomerase: MKVFYDKDCDLSIIQGKKVAIIGYGSQGHAQACNLKDSGVDVTVGLRKGSATVAKAEAHGLKVTDVAAAVAGADLVMILTPDEFQSQLYKNEIEPNIKKGATLAFSHGFAIHYNQVVPRADLDVIMIAPKAPGHTVRSEFVKGGGIPDLIAIYQDASGNAKNVALSYAAGVGGGRTGIIETTFKDETETDLFGEQAVLCGGTVELVKAGFETLVEAGYAPEMAYFECLHELKLIVDLMYEGGIANMNYSISNNAEYGEYVTGPEVINAESRQAMRNALKRIQDGEYAKMFISEGATGYPSMTAKRRNNAAHGIEIIGEQLRSMMPWIGANKIVDKAKN, from the coding sequence ATGAAAGTTTTCTACGATAAAGACTGTGACCTGTCGATCATCCAGGGCAAGAAAGTTGCCATCATCGGTTACGGTTCCCAGGGCCACGCTCAAGCGTGCAACCTGAAAGACTCCGGCGTAGACGTTACCGTTGGCCTGCGTAAAGGTTCGGCCACCGTTGCCAAGGCTGAAGCCCACGGCCTGAAAGTGACCGACGTGGCTGCTGCCGTTGCCGGTGCCGACCTGGTCATGATCCTGACCCCGGACGAATTCCAGTCTCAGCTGTACAAGAACGAAATCGAGCCGAACATCAAGAAAGGCGCCACCCTGGCGTTCTCCCACGGCTTCGCGATTCACTACAACCAGGTTGTTCCGCGCGCTGACCTCGACGTGATCATGATCGCGCCGAAGGCCCCGGGCCATACCGTACGTTCCGAGTTCGTGAAGGGCGGCGGTATTCCTGACCTGATCGCTATCTATCAGGACGCTTCGGGCAACGCCAAGAACGTTGCGCTGTCCTACGCTGCTGGCGTTGGTGGCGGTCGTACCGGCATCATCGAAACCACCTTCAAGGACGAGACTGAAACCGACCTGTTCGGCGAGCAAGCCGTTCTGTGCGGCGGTACCGTTGAGTTGGTAAAAGCCGGTTTCGAAACCCTGGTCGAAGCTGGCTACGCGCCGGAAATGGCTTACTTCGAATGCCTGCACGAACTGAAGCTAATCGTTGACCTCATGTACGAAGGCGGTATCGCCAACATGAACTACTCGATCTCCAACAACGCCGAGTATGGCGAGTACGTGACCGGTCCGGAAGTGATCAACGCCGAATCCCGTCAGGCCATGCGCAACGCCCTGAAACGTATTCAGGACGGCGAATACGCCAAGATGTTCATCAGCGAAGGTGCCACCGGCTATCCTTCGATGACCGCCAAGCGTCGTAACAACGCCGCTCACGGTATCGAAATCATCGGTGAGCAACTGCGCTCCATGATGCCGTGGATCGGTGCCAACAAGATCGTCGACAAAGCTAAAAACTAA
- the ilvN gene encoding acetolactate synthase small subunit, with amino-acid sequence MRHIISLLLENEPGALSRVVGLFSQRNYNIESLTVAPTEDPTLSRLTLTTVGHDEIIEQITKNLNKLIEVVKLVDLSESAHIERELMLVKVKATGAQRAEIKRTTDIYRGQIVDVSASVYTVQLTGTSDKLDSFIQSIGTASILETVRSGVTGIARGDKVLSI; translated from the coding sequence ATGCGTCACATTATTTCCTTGCTTCTGGAAAACGAACCCGGCGCTTTGTCTCGCGTAGTCGGCCTGTTCTCGCAGCGCAACTACAACATCGAAAGCCTGACCGTGGCACCAACCGAAGATCCGACCCTGTCGCGTCTGACGCTGACCACTGTGGGCCACGATGAGATCATCGAGCAGATCACCAAGAACCTGAACAAACTGATCGAAGTGGTCAAACTGGTCGACTTGTCGGAAAGTGCTCACATCGAGCGCGAACTGATGCTGGTCAAGGTCAAGGCCACCGGCGCCCAGCGCGCCGAGATCAAGCGCACTACCGATATTTATCGTGGACAGATCGTCGATGTCAGCGCCAGCGTGTATACCGTTCAATTGACCGGTACCAGCGACAAGCTCGACAGCTTCATTCAGTCCATCGGCACCGCCTCGATTCTGGAAACCGTCCGCAGCGGCGTTACCGGCATTGCTCGCGGCGACAAAGTACTCAGCATCTAA
- a CDS encoding acetolactate synthase 3 large subunit encodes MELLSGGEMIVRFLRDEGVKYIYGYPGGAALHIYDALFKEPTVQHILVRHEQAATHMADGYARATGKAGVVLVTSGPGATNVITGIATAYMDSIPMVILTAQVPSTMVGTDAFQETDMIGISRPIVKHSFMIKHASEIPEVMKKAFYLAQSGRPGPVVVDIPKDMTNPAEKFEYVFPKKAKLRSYSPAVRGHSGQIRKAVEMLLAAKRPVIYAGGGVIMGNGSAPLTELAQLLNAPVTNTLMGLGAYPGMDRQFLGMLGMHGSYTANLAMHNADVILAAGARFDDRVINGPSKFCPNAKIIHIDIDPASISKTIKADVPIVGPVESVLTEMVATFKEIGEVPGKESVANWWKQIEEWRGDRDMFPYNKGDGSIIKPQTVIETLCEVTGGDAYVSSDVGQHQMYAAQYYRFNKPNRWINSGGLGTMGFGLPAAMGVKLNFPDADVACVTGEGSIQMNIQELSTCLQHDLPLKIILLNNGVLGMVRQWQDMSYGARHSHSYMESLPDFVKLAEAYGHVGMRITDLKDLKPMMEKAFAMKDRLVFLDIQVDANEHVYPMQIKDGSMRDMWLSKTERT; translated from the coding sequence GTGGAGCTTTTATCTGGCGGTGAAATGATCGTCCGCTTTTTGCGTGACGAAGGCGTCAAGTATATCTATGGGTACCCGGGTGGTGCCGCACTGCATATCTACGACGCACTTTTTAAAGAACCGACCGTTCAACATATTCTCGTCCGTCATGAGCAGGCAGCCACTCACATGGCTGACGGCTACGCGCGTGCCACCGGCAAGGCGGGTGTCGTACTGGTGACCTCCGGTCCCGGCGCGACCAACGTCATTACCGGTATCGCCACGGCGTACATGGACTCCATTCCGATGGTGATTCTGACCGCCCAGGTGCCAAGCACCATGGTCGGTACCGATGCATTCCAGGAAACCGACATGATCGGTATCTCCCGGCCGATCGTGAAACACAGCTTCATGATCAAGCATGCGTCGGAAATCCCGGAAGTCATGAAAAAAGCCTTCTACCTGGCGCAATCCGGTCGTCCAGGTCCGGTCGTTGTCGACATTCCCAAAGACATGACCAACCCGGCCGAGAAGTTCGAATACGTTTTCCCGAAGAAAGCCAAGCTGCGTTCCTACAGCCCGGCCGTCCGTGGCCATTCCGGGCAGATCCGCAAAGCTGTGGAAATGCTGCTGGCAGCCAAGCGTCCGGTCATTTACGCCGGTGGCGGTGTGATCATGGGCAACGGTTCCGCTCCGTTGACCGAATTGGCGCAGTTGCTGAACGCACCGGTGACCAACACCCTGATGGGCCTTGGCGCCTACCCGGGCATGGACCGTCAATTCCTCGGCATGTTGGGTATGCACGGCAGCTACACCGCCAACCTGGCCATGCACAACGCCGATGTGATCCTGGCAGCTGGCGCACGTTTCGATGACCGTGTAATCAACGGCCCATCGAAGTTCTGCCCGAATGCCAAGATCATTCACATCGACATCGATCCGGCATCCATCTCCAAGACCATCAAGGCCGACGTGCCTATCGTAGGTCCGGTGGAAAGCGTATTGACCGAAATGGTCGCTACCTTCAAGGAGATCGGTGAGGTTCCTGGCAAGGAGTCGGTTGCCAACTGGTGGAAGCAGATCGAAGAGTGGCGTGGCGATCGCGACATGTTCCCTTACAACAAGGGTGACGGCAGCATCATCAAGCCTCAAACCGTGATCGAGACTCTTTGTGAAGTGACCGGTGGCGACGCCTATGTCTCCTCCGACGTGGGCCAGCACCAGATGTATGCGGCGCAGTACTACCGCTTCAACAAGCCGAACCGCTGGATCAACTCCGGTGGCCTGGGCACGATGGGCTTCGGTCTGCCGGCGGCAATGGGTGTGAAACTGAACTTCCCGGATGCCGATGTCGCCTGCGTGACTGGCGAAGGCAGCATCCAGATGAACATCCAGGAGCTGTCGACCTGCCTGCAGCATGATTTGCCGTTGAAGATCATTCTGCTCAACAACGGTGTACTGGGCATGGTTCGTCAGTGGCAGGACATGAGCTACGGCGCGCGTCACTCGCACTCTTACATGGAATCGTTGCCGGACTTCGTCAAATTGGCCGAGGCCTATGGTCACGTGGGCATGCGCATCACTGACTTGAAGGATTTGAAGCCGATGATGGAAAAAGCATTCGCCATGAAGGATCGCCTGGTGTTCCTCGATATCCAGGTCGATGCCAACGAGCACGTCTACCCGATGCAAATCAAAGACGGCTCCATGCGCGATATGTGGCTGAGCAAGACGGAGCGTACCTAA
- a CDS encoding DUF4124 domain-containing protein: MRVLFLAAGLLICVSPLSIAASIYKWVDAQGVTHFDAQPPQGQQATVVATPSQSATKSAPLRSNGTIGDQQAVDKDVKRQVAEQQAQLKTFCEQARTNLAQLQNNPRLREEVDGELRRLDDVQRKERIGETQKQIAENCM; the protein is encoded by the coding sequence ATGCGAGTGCTGTTCCTGGCCGCCGGCCTGCTGATTTGTGTCAGCCCCTTGAGCATTGCCGCGTCGATTTACAAATGGGTCGACGCCCAAGGCGTTACCCACTTCGACGCACAACCACCCCAGGGCCAGCAAGCCACTGTCGTCGCAACACCTTCCCAGTCCGCCACCAAATCCGCTCCCCTCAGGAGCAACGGGACAATTGGTGATCAACAGGCAGTCGACAAAGATGTCAAAAGACAGGTTGCCGAGCAGCAGGCGCAATTGAAAACGTTCTGTGAGCAGGCGCGGACGAACCTGGCGCAATTGCAAAACAATCCGCGACTCAGGGAGGAGGTAGATGGAGAGTTGCGCCGCCTGGACGACGTTCAGCGAAAAGAGCGAATAGGCGAAACACAGAAGCAAATAGCGGAAAACTGCATGTAG
- a CDS encoding YqcC family protein, producing MDSRFPRIADHLLLIERELRLQGWWDEVSPSVEALSSVEPFSVDTLDFEQWLQWIFLPRMKAILEQNLPLPNASGIQEMAEMVFASRNVQGRDRQLQLLLKEFDQLISASR from the coding sequence ATGGATTCGCGTTTTCCGAGAATTGCCGATCATTTGTTGCTGATCGAGCGCGAGTTGCGCCTGCAAGGCTGGTGGGACGAAGTTTCTCCATCGGTGGAGGCACTCTCCAGCGTCGAACCCTTTTCCGTCGACACGCTGGACTTCGAGCAGTGGCTGCAGTGGATTTTCCTGCCACGCATGAAGGCGATCCTCGAGCAGAATCTGCCATTGCCCAATGCGTCGGGGATTCAGGAAATGGCCGAAATGGTTTTCGCTTCCCGTAACGTTCAGGGCAGGGATCGACAGCTGCAATTGCTGCTCAAAGAGTTTGATCAATTGATCAGCGCATCTCGCTGA
- a CDS encoding tetratricopeptide repeat protein, whose product MNKWLIPAVTAVALLSGCSTVQRGSIPVVDSGTAVSNSERVSANGGFRQTTVKRPAQARVQEIPQGDTGVVVMVPGGGATTSTPISTTPITPGPVSSGPITPGPIDTSPVQSAPINQGTYNMPSTPSGIPSAGAGGLSADEQLDGPVLALLTTAQQQQSNGDLNGASSSLERAQRVAPREPQVLYRLAQVRMAQGDAPQAEQFARRGLTFANGRPALQASLWELIAQAREKQGDSAGAALARQNARVSS is encoded by the coding sequence GTGAACAAGTGGTTGATTCCAGCGGTTACCGCCGTGGCTTTGCTCAGCGGTTGCTCCACCGTACAACGTGGTTCGATTCCGGTTGTCGACTCCGGCACCGCTGTGTCCAACAGCGAGCGGGTTTCGGCGAACGGTGGTTTTCGTCAGACGACGGTAAAACGACCTGCGCAAGCTCGGGTTCAAGAGATTCCGCAAGGTGATACCGGTGTTGTGGTGATGGTGCCAGGTGGTGGCGCAACGACGTCGACGCCGATCAGCACCACGCCGATCACGCCAGGCCCGGTCAGCTCGGGTCCGATTACCCCGGGGCCGATCGATACTTCGCCGGTGCAGTCCGCGCCGATCAATCAAGGCACTTACAACATGCCGTCGACCCCCAGCGGGATTCCGTCGGCCGGTGCCGGTGGTCTGTCAGCCGACGAGCAGTTGGACGGGCCGGTCCTGGCGCTGTTGACCACGGCTCAGCAGCAACAGTCCAATGGCGACCTCAACGGTGCGTCTTCCAGCCTGGAGCGCGCCCAGCGTGTCGCTCCGCGTGAACCGCAAGTGCTTTATCGCCTGGCGCAAGTACGCATGGCCCAAGGCGATGCGCCGCAGGCCGAGCAGTTTGCCCGTCGTGGCTTGACCTTTGCCAATGGGCGTCCGGCGCTTCAGGCCAGTCTGTGGGAACTGATTGCCCAGGCCCGTGAGAAACAGGGCGACTCTGCTGGCGCGGCGCTGGCCCGTCAGAACGCCAGGGTTTCGTCGTAA
- the mrcB gene encoding penicillin-binding protein 1B yields MTRTRTPRTPKKPPSKGLRPWLGWALKLSLVGLVVLAGFAVYLDAIVQEKFSGKRWTIPAKVYARPLELFVGQKLSRDDFLTELDALGYRRESVSNGPGAAAVNGNTVDLNTRGFQFYEGMEQAQPVRVRFSGDYVAELSATNGSKLSVVRLEPLLIGGIYPKNLEDRILIKIDQVPPYLLETLVAVEDRDFYSHWGVSPKSIVRAIYVNTSGGKMTQGGSTLTQQLVKNFYLTSERSLSRKLTEAMMAMLLELHYDKKEILEAYLNEVFVGQDGQRAVHGFGLASQFFFGQPLSELKLHQVAMLVGMVKGPSYYNPRRNPERALERRNLVLDVLEQQGVATAEQVAAAKKMPLGVTTRGKLADSSFPGFLDLVKRQLREDYRDEDLTEEGLRIFTSFDPILQMKAEASVNDTFKRLAGRKGSDDVEAAMVVTNPETGEVQAMIGSRQASFAGFNRALDAVRPIGSLIKPAVYLTALEKPSQYTLTSWLSDESFSVKGADGQVWKPQNYDRRSHGTVFLYQGLAHSYNLSTARLGLAVGVPNVLKTLGRLGVSREFPAFPSMLLGAGGMTPIEVATMYQTLANGGFNTPMRGIRSVLTAEGEPLKRYPFQIQQRFDPASIYLIQSAMQRVMREGTGSSVYNVLPKTLTLAGKTGTSNDSRDSWFAGFSQDLLAVVWLGRDDNGKTPFTGATGALQVWTSFMRKADPLPLDMPQPDNIVQAWVDSRTGQGSDANCPGAVQMPYIRGSEPPPGAACGGESPNPAETVMDWVKGWMN; encoded by the coding sequence ATGACACGTACTCGAACCCCCCGTACCCCCAAAAAACCACCCTCCAAAGGCCTGCGGCCCTGGTTGGGCTGGGCCCTTAAACTCAGTCTGGTCGGCCTTGTTGTGCTCGCCGGATTCGCGGTTTACCTCGATGCCATCGTGCAGGAAAAGTTTTCCGGCAAGCGCTGGACGATTCCGGCCAAGGTATACGCGCGCCCGCTTGAGCTGTTCGTCGGACAAAAGCTCAGCCGGGACGACTTCCTGACAGAACTCGATGCCTTGGGCTACCGGCGTGAAAGCGTGAGTAATGGCCCCGGCGCGGCGGCGGTCAACGGCAATACCGTCGACTTGAATACCCGTGGCTTCCAGTTCTATGAGGGTATGGAGCAGGCACAGCCGGTGCGTGTTCGTTTCTCCGGCGACTATGTCGCCGAGCTTTCGGCGACGAACGGTTCAAAGCTCTCCGTGGTGCGCCTGGAGCCGCTGTTGATCGGCGGGATTTACCCGAAGAACCTCGAAGATCGCATCCTGATCAAAATCGATCAGGTCCCGCCGTATCTGCTGGAAACCCTGGTCGCCGTGGAAGACCGGGATTTCTATAGCCATTGGGGTGTGTCGCCCAAGTCGATCGTACGAGCTATCTACGTCAATACCTCTGGCGGCAAGATGACCCAAGGCGGCAGTACGCTCACGCAACAATTGGTCAAGAACTTCTACCTGACCAGCGAACGCAGCCTGAGCCGCAAGCTGACCGAAGCCATGATGGCGATGTTGCTTGAATTGCATTACGACAAAAAAGAAATTCTTGAGGCTTACCTCAATGAAGTGTTCGTCGGCCAGGATGGTCAGCGGGCGGTGCATGGTTTTGGTTTGGCCAGCCAGTTCTTCTTCGGGCAGCCATTGTCCGAACTGAAGCTGCATCAAGTCGCGATGCTGGTGGGCATGGTCAAGGGGCCGTCTTACTACAACCCGCGTCGCAATCCGGAGCGGGCGCTTGAGCGGCGTAATCTGGTGCTCGATGTGCTTGAGCAGCAAGGCGTTGCCACCGCCGAGCAGGTCGCTGCCGCGAAGAAAATGCCGTTGGGCGTGACAACGCGAGGCAAATTGGCGGACAGCTCGTTCCCCGGCTTCCTCGATCTGGTCAAGCGTCAACTGCGCGAAGACTATCGCGACGAAGACTTGACCGAAGAAGGCCTGCGGATTTTCACCAGTTTCGACCCGATCCTGCAGATGAAGGCCGAAGCCTCCGTCAACGACACCTTCAAGCGTCTGGCCGGGCGCAAGGGGTCGGATGATGTTGAGGCAGCGATGGTTGTCACCAACCCGGAAACCGGCGAAGTCCAGGCCATGATCGGCAGTCGCCAGGCCAGTTTTGCCGGTTTCAATCGGGCGCTGGATGCGGTGCGGCCGATCGGCTCGCTGATCAAACCGGCGGTTTATCTGACAGCGCTGGAGAAACCGAGCCAGTACACATTGACCAGTTGGTTGTCAGACGAATCCTTCTCGGTCAAGGGTGCGGACGGACAGGTGTGGAAACCGCAGAACTATGATCGACGCAGTCATGGCACCGTCTTCCTTTATCAGGGCCTGGCGCATTCCTACAACCTGTCGACCGCACGTCTCGGCTTGGCGGTGGGTGTCCCGAATGTGCTCAAGACCCTGGGCCGTCTCGGTGTGAGTCGCGAGTTCCCGGCCTTCCCGTCGATGTTGCTGGGTGCTGGTGGCATGACGCCGATTGAAGTGGCAACGATGTACCAGACACTCGCCAACGGTGGTTTCAATACTCCGATGCGTGGTATTCGCAGCGTGCTGACTGCAGAAGGCGAGCCGCTCAAACGGTACCCGTTCCAGATTCAGCAGCGTTTCGATCCGGCTTCCATTTACCTGATCCAGAGCGCCATGCAGCGAGTGATGCGTGAGGGTACCGGCAGCTCCGTTTACAACGTATTGCCGAAAACCCTGACGCTGGCGGGCAAGACCGGTACCAGTAACGATTCCCGCGACAGTTGGTTCGCCGGCTTCAGTCAGGATTTGCTGGCGGTAGTCTGGTTGGGGCGCGACGACAACGGCAAGACGCCGTTTACCGGTGCAACCGGTGCGCTGCAGGTCTGGACCAGCTTCATGCGCAAGGCGGACCCGTTGCCGCTGGACATGCCGCAGCCGGATAATATCGTTCAGGCCTGGGTCGATTCGCGGACCGGGCAGGGCTCGGATGCTAACTGCCCAGGCGCTGTGCAGATGCCGTATATTCGCGGCAGCGAGCCGCCTCCCGGCGCCGCTTGCGGTGGCGAAAGTCCTAATCCTGCTGAAACGGTGATGGATTGGGTCAAAGGCTGGATGAACTAA
- a CDS encoding AAA family ATPase produces MSQSLIAALQNPALYPHPVDGFKVIETHISWVLLTGPYAYKVKKPVNFGFLDFTTLEARAHFCGEELRLNQRLTEDLYLEVLPVTGSAEAPQLGGDGPAIEYVLKMRQFPQDGLLSTLQANGELTPAHIDEMAAQIARFHLNAPKVPAEHEAGTPDSVMAPVRQNFEQVRPFLSDKADLQQLEALQAWAESSFDRLKSVFSQRKADGFIRECHGDIHLGNATVIDGKVVIFDCIEFNEPFRFTDVYADTGFLAMDLEDRGLKCLARRFISQYLELTGDYQGLELLNFYKAYRAMVRAKVSLFSMPADATAVQRATTLRQYRTYANLAESYSTIPSRFMAITHGVSAVGKSHVAMRLVEALGAIRLRSDVERKRLFGEQTVSNDLQAGIYSADASAATYNRLHEVAATILHAGFPVVIDATYLKQEQRISAAKIAEATGTPFLILDCDAPKAVIESWLAQRQADKTDPSDATLAVIEAQQSSREALTPAEILYSKRVQTNESGTLDTVVAQIRQRLPGL; encoded by the coding sequence GTGAGCCAGTCCCTGATCGCCGCCCTGCAAAATCCGGCCCTCTACCCGCATCCGGTAGACGGCTTCAAGGTCATCGAGACCCATATCTCCTGGGTGCTGCTCACCGGCCCCTATGCCTATAAAGTGAAGAAGCCGGTCAACTTCGGCTTCCTCGACTTCACCACCCTCGAGGCTCGCGCACACTTCTGCGGCGAAGAGCTGCGCCTGAACCAGCGCCTGACCGAAGACTTGTATCTGGAAGTGTTACCGGTCACCGGCAGTGCCGAAGCCCCGCAACTGGGCGGCGACGGTCCGGCCATCGAGTATGTGCTGAAAATGCGTCAGTTCCCGCAGGACGGCCTGCTCAGCACGCTTCAGGCCAACGGCGAACTGACCCCTGCGCACATTGATGAAATGGCAGCGCAAATCGCCCGCTTCCACCTCAACGCCCCGAAGGTACCGGCTGAACACGAAGCCGGCACACCCGACAGCGTCATGGCTCCGGTACGGCAGAACTTCGAGCAAGTTCGTCCGTTCCTCAGCGACAAGGCTGACCTGCAGCAGCTCGAAGCCCTGCAAGCCTGGGCCGAAAGCAGCTTCGACCGCCTCAAATCCGTGTTCAGCCAACGCAAGGCTGACGGCTTCATCCGTGAATGCCATGGCGACATTCATTTGGGTAACGCCACGGTGATCGACGGCAAGGTGGTGATTTTCGACTGCATCGAATTCAACGAACCCTTCCGTTTCACCGATGTGTATGCCGACACCGGCTTCCTGGCCATGGACCTGGAAGACCGTGGCCTGAAGTGCCTGGCTCGCCGCTTCATCAGCCAGTACCTGGAATTGACCGGCGACTATCAGGGCCTGGAGCTGCTCAACTTCTATAAGGCTTACCGCGCAATGGTCCGCGCCAAAGTCAGTCTGTTCAGCATGCCGGCGGACGCCACTGCGGTGCAGCGCGCCACCACCCTGCGCCAGTACCGCACCTACGCCAACCTGGCGGAAAGCTACAGCACCATCCCTTCACGCTTCATGGCCATTACCCATGGTGTTTCCGCCGTCGGCAAAAGCCATGTGGCCATGCGACTGGTAGAAGCGCTGGGCGCGATTCGCCTGCGCTCCGACGTTGAACGCAAACGCCTGTTCGGCGAGCAAACCGTCTCCAATGACCTGCAGGCCGGCATTTATAGCGCTGATGCCAGCGCCGCGACCTACAATCGCCTGCATGAAGTTGCTGCCACCATCCTGCACGCCGGTTTCCCGGTCGTAATCGACGCTACCTACCTCAAGCAGGAGCAGCGCATCAGCGCGGCTAAAATCGCAGAAGCCACAGGCACGCCATTCCTGATTCTGGACTGCGATGCACCCAAAGCTGTTATCGAGAGCTGGCTGGCCCAGCGCCAGGCAGACAAGACCGATCCATCCGACGCCACGCTGGCGGTCATCGAAGCCCAGCAGTCCAGTCGCGAAGCCCTGACGCCTGCAGAAATTCTCTACAGCAAACGCGTTCAGACCAATGAAAGCGGCACGCTCGACACTGTCGTGGCGCAGATTCGCCAGCGCCTGCCAGGCCTGTAA
- a CDS encoding pentapeptide repeat-containing protein, translated as MSQPKLLDTPLYALLHKDDITGFNKERPKDGPIDMVGGDFRGLDLRELNADGVDFTDAYFRSADLRGIDFRNATLEGASLAHAQISGAYFPAEISADEILMSMNFGTRLRYRTR; from the coding sequence ATGAGCCAGCCGAAGCTACTCGATACTCCGCTTTATGCCCTGCTGCACAAAGACGACATCACGGGCTTCAACAAGGAACGCCCCAAGGACGGCCCCATCGACATGGTGGGTGGAGATTTCCGTGGCCTGGACCTACGGGAACTGAACGCAGACGGCGTCGATTTTACCGATGCCTATTTCCGCTCGGCTGATCTGCGCGGCATCGACTTTCGCAACGCTACGCTGGAAGGCGCGAGCCTGGCCCATGCGCAGATTTCAGGTGCGTACTTTCCAGCGGAAATCAGCGCCGACGAAATTCTCATGTCGATGAACTTCGGCACTCGCCTGCGCTATCGCACTCGCTGA
- a CDS encoding TfoX/Sxy family protein translates to MNDELQHLKNLGKTSAQWLHAVGIHSASDLRRLGAVDAYRAVRTRGFRASKVLLYAIEGALMDVHWNDIPAERKEALNKQLEAISSRHKN, encoded by the coding sequence ATGAATGATGAACTGCAACACCTGAAGAATCTTGGCAAGACGTCAGCGCAATGGCTGCATGCGGTGGGCATTCACAGCGCTTCGGACTTGCGTCGCCTGGGGGCGGTGGACGCTTACCGGGCCGTGCGCACGCGCGGCTTTCGGGCGTCCAAGGTGTTGTTGTATGCAATTGAAGGCGCCCTGATGGATGTGCACTGGAATGACATACCGGCCGAACGCAAGGAGGCATTGAACAAGCAACTGGAGGCTATTTCTTCACGCCACAAGAATTGA
- a CDS encoding Rieske (2Fe-2S) protein produces the protein MKFLCIGNELADASSRGFDIDGQKLFAVRRAGQVYVYINRCPHRGVGLEWTPDQFLDPSNSLIQCATHGALFLIEDGECVAGPCAGQSLTQVECREDAQGIWITL, from the coding sequence ATGAAATTTCTGTGTATAGGCAATGAACTGGCCGATGCCAGCAGCCGTGGATTCGACATCGATGGGCAAAAGCTGTTCGCCGTGCGCCGGGCCGGCCAGGTTTACGTCTATATCAATCGCTGCCCGCACCGGGGTGTCGGGCTCGAATGGACGCCAGACCAGTTTCTGGACCCGAGCAATAGCCTGATCCAGTGCGCTACCCACGGCGCCCTGTTTTTGATCGAGGACGGCGAATGTGTCGCCGGCCCTTGCGCAGGGCAATCACTCACCCAAGTCGAATGCCGCGAGGATGCGCAGGGCATCTGGATCACCCTTTAG